CGGCCCGGCGTGGCTCGGCCCGGCCCTGATCGCGGGGGCAGGGACGGCGATGGTCTCCTGGACGTGGGAGAAGTGGGCCGACCCGCTGATCGACTTCGGGCGTGAGCTCTACGTGCCGTGGCAGCTCTCGCAGGGCCGCGTGCTCTACGCCGACGTCGCCTACCTGAACGGGCCGCTGTCGCCGTATCTGAACGCGCTCTGGTTCCGGCTGTTCGGCGTCGGCATCCGCACGCTGGTCATCTGCAACCTCGCGATCCTCGCCGCCATCGTGGTGCTGCTCTACCGGCTGCTCGAGCCGATGAGCGACCGGCTCGCGGCGGCCGCCGCCGGGCTCGCGTTCGTCGCCCTGTTCGCGTTCGGGCACGTGACCGCGGTCGGCAACTACAACTTCGTCTCTCCCTACTGCCACGAGATGACCCACGGGCTGCTCTTCGCGCTGGCGGCCTTCTGCTGCCTCGCCCGCCACGAGCGGATCGACAGCGCGATCCCGGTCGCCGGCGCCGGTGCGGCCGTGGGGCTCGTCTTCCTGACCAAGCCCGAGCCCTTCGTCGCGGTGAGCCTCGCCAGCCTCGTCTGGCTCGGGCTCGGCCTCCGGGCGAGGGGCGCCACGCTCGGCCGCGCCGGGCGCGCGCTCGGCACGTTCCTCGGCGCGGCGCTCGTGCCGCCCCTGGCGGCCGTCGCGCTCCTCGGCCGCTCGATGCCGGCGGGCGAGGCGCTGCGCGGGACGCTCGGGTCGTGGCCGTGGGTGCTCGGTGGCCAGGCATCGGCGCTCGCGTTCTACCGCGATCTCATGGGCACCCAGCACCTCGGCGCGAGCCTCGGGGCGATGGCTCGCTGCGCCGGGGGGTACGCCGCGGTCCTGGTGCCCACGGCGGCCCTCGCCCTGGCGCTCCACGGCACCCGGTGGTCCTGGCGGATCGCGGTCGGCGGCTTCCCGCTCGTCGCGGTGGTCCTCGGAGCCTGCTCGGCACCGGGCGCCTGGCTCGAGGCCCCGCGCGCCCTGCCGCTCGTGACGCTCGGGCTGGCCGTCGCGGCCGGCGGCGGCCGGCTCGGCCCGCGGCGCGTGCCGGCGCTCGCCCTCGCCGTCTTCGCGCTCGCGCTGCTCGCCAAGATCTTCTTCAACGTGCACGCCTACCACTACGGCTTCGCGCTCGCGATGCCGGCGACGCTGCTCGTGGTGGTGGCGCTCGTCGGCTGGGCGCCGGCGGCGATCACGGCGCGCGGCGGATGCGGCGCGCTGTTCCGGGCCGTGGCGCTTGCCTGTCTCCTGGTGGCGGCACTCACCCACCTCGAGGTGAGCGGGCGGCGGTTCGCCGCGAAGACCCATCGGGTGGGCGGCGGCGCCGACGCGCTCCTCGCCGACGCACGCGGCCCGGTGGTGGAGGCCGCACTCGGTGCCCTGGCTCGCCAGGTCGCGGAGGGACAGAGCCTCGCCGTCCTTCCCGAGGGCGTGATGCTCAACTACCTGAGCCGGCGCCCGAGCCCGACGCCCTACACGAACTTCATGCCGCCGGAGCTGGCCTTCTACGGCGAGGAACGGATGCTCGCGGCGCTGCGGGCCACTCCGCCGGACTACGTTGCGCTGGTCCACAAGGACACGCGCGAGTACGGCGTGCGCTTCTTCGGCCGCGATTACGGGCAGCGCGTCTACGCGTGGATCCGGCGGAACTACCGGGAGGTCGCGACGTTTGGCGCCCGCCCGCTGCGCGACGGGCGCTTCGGGATCGCGCTCCTGCGGCGAGTGGATGCGCCGCCGGGGTCCTACGCTGCCGCCTGCAGCGCCGCGAAGCAGCCCGTCGCGCGGAGGGTGGGATCCAGCGTCGACCGGTCGGCGACCGACGCATAGCGGGCGCGGAGCGCGCCGAGCGACTTCGCGTGATAGCGCTGCGTCTCCTCCGAGAACGGCCGTCCGCCGAGCTCGACGGTGAACTCCTTCTCGCCGCCCGCCAGCGCCCGGGCATTGGCCAACGTCCACGGGAAGAAGACCGCGCCCACCTCGTCCCGCAGCAGCGGCGCGAGCGTGGGTTCGAGCCGCGGCCAGCTCTCGAACTCCCCTTCGGCCCTGGGCTCGAGCATGCGCGCCACCCAATCGAGGACGCCCGGGGCGCGCTGCCGCATGAGCGCCCCCGGGGTCGGGTCGGTCGAGCACTGGTAGAGCTGGGCGAAGAGGCCGAAGTCGGCGAGCGCCGGCCGATCGCCGAACAGGTACCGCCGGCGCGCGAGGTGCGCTTCCAGGATCGCGAGCTGTCGCCGGAAGGAGCCCTCGATGAGGTCCTTCGTCTGCGCCGACGAGCCGACGAAGCTGAGGCGTGGCACCATGCGCTGGCGGATCATCTCGCAGGCGCCGCCGAGCGCCTCCGCGGTGGCGCCGGGCATCGTCTCGCGTGCGATGCGCTCGGCCGCCGACACCTGGTCGGCCTCGTAGAACCAGCGGTAGTGGAACATGGGCTTGTTGCCCCACTCGTCGGCGTACTCCTCGATGAGCGCCGAGAGGAAGGCGAGGGCGGGCTCGGCCGGGTGAATCGACGGCTCGGGATGGCGCGCCTCGAGCGCGTCGATGATCGGCGTCGAGTCCTGCATCGCCGTGCCGTCCGGGGCGAGGACGAGCGGGATGAGCGGCAGCCGGGCGTGGCGCTGGAACTCCGCGAGCGTGGTCGAGTCGCGCACCACCCACTGGTGCGGGATCCGTTTGTACCGGAGGTACGAGCGGACCTTCACGGAGTACGGCGAGAGCTCCGAGCCGAAGAGGCGGAGAGGGCGGGGATCGTCCATGACCAGGACCGCGTGCATACACCAGGACCGCTTCGCCGTCACCAGGTGAGCTGCCGCCGTTTGACTGCCGGGACGGATCGGCGTACCCGCATTCGGGCCGCCGTGCGGCGCGCCCGTCGCAACCCTTCGGATGCGTCTGGCCGATCTCGACTACGTGCTGCCGCTCGAGCTGGTCGCCCAGGAGCCCCCCGCCGAGCGCACGGATGCCCGCCTCCTCGTGCTCGATCGCGGGAGCGGGCTCGTCCGTCATGCCGGCATCGCCGACTTGCCGCGCCTTCTCCGCCCGGACGACCTGCTCGTCCTGAACGACACCCGCGTGATCCCGGCCCGCGTGCGGGGCCGGCGGCCGAGCGGCGCACGGCTCGAGCTGTTGCTCGTCCGGCCGCTCGGCGAGGAGGGCGAGTGGGAAGCGCTCGTTCGCGGCACGCCGCGGGCCGGTGAACGGATGCACCTGCCCGAGGGGCAGGGCGAGTGGGTGGCCGCGCTCGGCGACGGCCGCTGGCGGCTCAGGCTCGCGGTCGACGGCCCGGTGCTCGCCTGGCTCGAGCGCGTCGGAGAGGTGCCGCTGCCGCCCTACATCACGCGGCCCGGAGGCCCGACGGCCGCCGACCGCGACCGCTACCAGACCGTCTACGCGCGCGCGCCCGGGGCCGTCGCAGCGCCGACGGCGGGTCTGCACTTCACGCCGGTGCTGCTCGCGGCGCTCGCCGACGCCGGCATCGAGACGCGGATGCTCACGCTGCACGTCGGCCCCGGGACCTTCCAGCCCATCCGCTCCGACACCCTGGAGGCGCACGTCATGGCACCCGAGCGCTACGTGATCCCCGCCGAGACCGCCCACCGCGTGAACGGCGCCCGAGCCGCCGGACGCCGCATCGTGGCGGTCGGCACGACCACCGTGCGCGCCCTCGAGGCGGCGGGCGCCGAGGGCCGGCTCCGCGCCGGCCCGGGCGAGGCGGCCCTCTTCATCCGTCCCGGCCATCGCTTCCGCATCGTTGACGCGCTGCTCACCAACTTCCACCTGCCGCGCTCGCCGCTCTTGGCGCTGGTCGCGGCGCTCGCGGAATGGGACCACGTGCGGGCCGCCTACGACGAGGCCGTCCGTCGCCGCTACCGCTTCTACAGCTTCGGCGACGCCATGCTGATCGCGTGAGCGGCAGCGTCCGGTTCGAGGTGGTGCGGGACGATCCGTCGGGGGCGCGGCTCGGACGGGTCGACACGCCGCACGGCAGCTTCGAGACGCCGGCCTTCATGCCGGTCGCGACGCTCGGCTCCGTCAAGGGGCTGACGCCGGATCGTGCTCGCCAACGCGTATCACCTCGCCCAGCGTCCGGGCGTCGAGACGGTGCAGGCGCTCGGCGGACTGCACGCGCTCATGGGGTGGCAGGGGCCGATCCTCAGCGACAGCGGCGGCTATCAGCTGATGAGCCTCGCCGATCTCGTCCGCGTCGAGGACGAGGGCGTCCACTATCGCTCGCACGTCGACGGGCGCGCGGGGCTCCTGCGGCCGGAGGATGCGGTGGCCGTCCAGGAGGCGCTCGGCGTCGACATCGCCATGTCGCTCGACGAGTGCGTCCCGAGTGGTAGCCCGCCCGCGCGCGTCGCCCGCGCCGTCGCCCGCACCAGCGCCTGGGCCGCGCGCGGGCTCGCCGCGCGCACGCGGCCCGAGACGGCGCTCTTCGGCATCGTGCAGGGCGGGCTCGACGTCGCGTTGCGCGCCGCGAGCGCCGCCGAGGTCACGGCGCTCGACTTCGACGGCTACGCGGTCGGCGGGCTGTCGGTCGGCGAGCCGGCGGCGGACACGGCACGGGTGGCGGCGGCGACCCTCGCCCGGCTCCCGCCCGCGCGGCCGCGCTACCTGATGGGCGTCGGCACACCCGGCGATTTGCTTCGCTTCGTGACGATGGGATATGACTTGTTTGATTGTGTCCTGCCGACGCGCAACGCGCGCAACGGAATGCTCTTCACGCGGGACGGCAAGCTCATGATCCGCAACGCCCGTCACACCCGCGATCCGCGGCCGGTGGAGGAGGGGTGCGCCTGCTACACCTGCGGGCGCTTCAGCCGGGGCGCGTTGCGCCATCTCGTGCTGGCGCGGGAGATGCTCGGCGCCGCGCTCGCGACCGTGCACAACCTCCATTTCTACCTGCGTCTCATGCGCGAGTTCCGGGCCGCGCTCCGGGAGGGCACCTTCCCTGGCCGTGGGGCCGTGGCGTGCGGGGCGTGGGCCTGACGTGGACACGGCGTTCGCGCAGACGGGGGAGGGGGGCGGCCCGCCCGCCGTCTACAACGTCGGTTTCCTCCTCGTCCTCATCGGGATCTTCTACTTCCTGCTCATCCGGCCGGAGCAGAAGCGGCGCCGCGAGCAGGACCAGCTGGCGGCCAATCTCAAGCGCAACGATCAGGTGGTGATGAGCTGCGGGACGCACGGGCGCGTCGTGACGCTCGCCGACAAGGTGGTGACGGTCGAGATCGCCCCCAACGTCCGCGTCCAGGTCGACCGGGCGGCGATCCAGTCCGTGCAGAGGGCTCCCGCGGTGGAAGCCCGGGAGAAGGAGCGGGAGAAGTCGTGAGCCGATCGGTGCTCTACCGCGTGTTGCTGTTCGTCGTCCTCACGGCGGCGACCATCGTGTTCCTCGTCCCCACGTTCGTCCGCCCCGCGCCGGCGTTCTGGCCGTGGCGCCAGCCGGTCCGCCTCGGCCTGGACCTCCAGGGCGGCACCCACCTCCTCTACGGCGTCGAGATCGAGCAGGCGATCGACAACACGGTCGACCGCCACGCCCGGGATCTCGAGCGCGAGCTGCACGACGCGCAGATCGGCGCGGTCACGGCGGAGCGTGAGAGGCGTACCGTCCGCATCCGTCTCGCCAACAAGGAGAAGCGCCAGGAGGTCGTCGACCTCGTGAAGGAGCGCTTCCCGAGTCTCACCGTGGCGTCGAGCCAGGACGCCGAGGCCGACCTGGTCCTGACCCTCGATCAGCGCGAGGCGCAGCGCATCCGCGACAACGTCGTCGACCAGGCGCTCAAGATCATCCGCAACCGGATCGACCAGTTCGGCGTCTCCGAGCCGACGGTGCAGGCGCAGGGCACGGACGAGATCGTCGTCCAGCTGCCCGGCATCCAGGACCCGCAGCGCGCCAAGGAGCTGATCGGCAAGACGGCGCTCCTCGAGTTCAAGCTGGTGGCGACCGGGCCGCAGGCCGGGACGCCCGAGCACCCCGGACCGGGCGCGCAGGTGCTCTACGGGAAGGGAGACGCCGGGGGCCGGCGGGCCTACCTCGTCGAGCGGCGCACGCTCATGACCGGCGACGTCCTCACCGACGCGAGCGTCCGGCCGGGGACCGCCACCGAGGGCATGGCAGTCGACTTCGTGCTCGACGCCCGCGGCGCCAAGCTGTTCGGCGAGATCTCGAGCGCCAACGTGGGGCGCAACCTCGCCATCGTGCTCGACAACTACGTGGAGTCCGCGCCCACCATCCGCGAGCCGATCACCGGCGGCCGCGGGCAGATCACCGGCCGCTTCGACTTCGCCGAGGCGCAGGACCTGGCCAACGTGCTGCGCAACGGCGCCCTGCCCGCGCCCCTCAAGCTCATCGAGGAGCGGACGGTGGGCCCGTCGCTCGGTCAGGACTCGATCCGCAAGGGCGTGCTCTCGTTCGTCGTCGGCAGCGCGCTCGTGGTCGCGTTCATGCTCGTCTACTACCGCGGGGGTGGCGTGGTCGCCGACGCGGCGCTGCTCCTGAACGTGTTCTTCCTGGTCGGCGCCTTCGCGGCCTTCGGCTTCACGCTCTCGCTGCCCGGCATCGCCGGCATCGTGCTCACCATCGGCATGGCGGTCGACGCGAACGTCCTGATCCTCGACTGATCCTCGAGCGGATCCGCGAGGAGCTGCGCCTCGGCAAGACGCCGCGGGCGGCGATCGAGACCGGCTACGAGCGCGCCTGGTACGCGATCCGCGATTCGAACGTGACGACCTTCTGCTCGGGCCTGATCCTGTTCCAGTTCGGGACGGGCCCGGTGCGCGGGTTCGCCGTGACGCTCTGCCTCGGCATCCTCACCAGCCTGCTGACCGGCGTCTTCGGCACCCGCGTCGTATACGATCTCCTCGTGTCTCGGCGCCGGTTGACGACGGTGAGCGTATGAAGGGGGGGCCCGGGCCCATGGCGACGCGACCGACCACGCGCACGGACAAGGTGCCGACCATCGAGCATCACTTCTTCGAGCTCATCCCGCCCGGTCTGAACATCGACTTCGTCGGCCTGCGCTTCAAGATGCTGCTCGTCTCGTGGACGCTCATCCTGATCGGGCTGGTCTCGATCTACCTGCACGGCGGGCTGAACTACGGCATCGACTTCGCCGGCGGCACGATGGTGCACGTCAAGTTCGGCGCGTCGACGCCGATCGGCGACATCCGGGGCGCGCTCTCGCGGCCCGAGCTCCGTGAGGTCGTCGTCCAGGACGTGGGGCAGGGCGGCAAGGAGTTCCAGATCCGCGTGCTCGGGGCGGCCGAGGGCGGCAGCACCGCGATCGCCGACGCCATCAAGACGGGCCTGCGCGACAAGTTCGGTGAAGGCACCTACGACGTCCTGCGCGTCGAGACGGTGGGGCCGAAGGTCGGCAAGGACCTGTGGCGGGACGCGACGCTCGCCGTCCTGGCGGCGACGCTCGTCATGGCGACCTACATCGCGCTCCGCTTCGAGCTGCGCTTCGGCATCGGCGCCGCCGTCGCCCTCGTGCACGACGTGCTGATCACGCTCGGGGCGCTGTCGATCGCCAACATGGAGTTCGACCTCACCACGGTGGCCGCGCTGCTCACCGTGGTGGGCTACTCGGTGCACGACACCGTCATCGTCTCGGACCGCATCCGCGAGAACATGCGCAAGATGCGGCGCGAGAGCCTCGCCACGATCATGAACCTCTCGATCAACGAAACGCTCTCGCGCACGCTCATCACGAGCGGCACGGCCATCCTGGTGACCGCGGCGCTGTTCGTGCTCGGCGGGAGCGTGATCCACAGCTTCGCCTTCGCGCTGCTCGTCGGGTTCGTCGTCGGCACGTACTCGTCAATCTACGTCGCCAGCCCGATCGTGCTCTACCTCGAAGGGCGAAAGTCGCCGCGCTGAGCGAGGCGCGACGTAACTGCCTGAAAACACAGGTCAAATGGTGGTTCCTTGACGCACCGGGCACGCCCCTGCTACCAAAACAGCGTCCCGGTCTCCGGGACAGCCGTGTCGGCGCATGCTCGAGAAGGACGACGTCCTGCTGAACAGCAAAGAGGCGGCGGAGATCCTCGACTGCAGTCCGGACACGGTCAACGAGCTCGCCCGCAAGAGCGTCCTGCCGGCCTTCAAACGCGGCCGTCAGTGGCGGTTCCGCAAGCGCGACATCACCTCCTTCAAACGGCAGCTGCGAGGAACCACGGCGGCATGACCCGGCCGTGAGCGGTGGCCGGCCGGACGGACAGGCCGGGGTCCCGGGGGCCCCGCTGACGACATAGGGAGGCGCATGGCACTCGCAAACGCACAGCCGCACGAGAGCCGGCTGTACTACGAGTTCTCCCACCTCTACGACCTGCTCTTC
This DNA window, taken from Deltaproteobacteria bacterium, encodes the following:
- a CDS encoding glutathione S-transferase family protein encodes the protein MDDPRPLRLFGSELSPYSVKVRSYLRYKRIPHQWVVRDSTTLAEFQRHARLPLIPLVLAPDGTAMQDSTPIIDALEARHPEPSIHPAEPALAFLSALIEEYADEWGNKPMFHYRWFYEADQVSAAERIARETMPGATAEALGGACEMIRQRMVPRLSFVGSSAQTKDLIEGSFRRQLAILEAHLARRRYLFGDRPALADFGLFAQLYQCSTDPTPGALMRQRAPGVLDWVARMLEPRAEGEFESWPRLEPTLAPLLRDEVGAVFFPWTLANARALAGGEKEFTVELGGRPFSEETQRYHAKSLGALRARYASVADRSTLDPTLRATGCFAALQAAA
- the yajC gene encoding preprotein translocase subunit YajC, whose product is MSCWRGRCSAPRSRPCTTSISTCVSCASSGPRSGRAPSLAVGPWRAGRGPDVDTAFAQTGEGGGPPAVYNVGFLLVLIGIFYFLLIRPEQKRRREQDQLAANLKRNDQVVMSCGTHGRVVTLADKVVTVEIAPNVRVQVDRAAIQSVQRAPAVEAREKEREKS
- the secF gene encoding protein translocase subunit SecF; this encodes MATRPTTRTDKVPTIEHHFFELIPPGLNIDFVGLRFKMLLVSWTLILIGLVSIYLHGGLNYGIDFAGGTMVHVKFGASTPIGDIRGALSRPELREVVVQDVGQGGKEFQIRVLGAAEGGSTAIADAIKTGLRDKFGEGTYDVLRVETVGPKVGKDLWRDATLAVLAATLVMATYIALRFELRFGIGAAVALVHDVLITLGALSIANMEFDLTTVAALLTVVGYSVHDTVIVSDRIRENMRKMRRESLATIMNLSINETLSRTLITSGTAILVTAALFVLGGSVIHSFAFALLVGFVVGTYSSIYVASPIVLYLEGRKSPR
- the queA gene encoding tRNA preQ1(34) S-adenosylmethionine ribosyltransferase-isomerase QueA, with product MRLADLDYVLPLELVAQEPPAERTDARLLVLDRGSGLVRHAGIADLPRLLRPDDLLVLNDTRVIPARVRGRRPSGARLELLLVRPLGEEGEWEALVRGTPRAGERMHLPEGQGEWVAALGDGRWRLRLAVDGPVLAWLERVGEVPLPPYITRPGGPTAADRDRYQTVYARAPGAVAAPTAGLHFTPVLLAALADAGIETRMLTLHVGPGTFQPIRSDTLEAHVMAPERYVIPAETAHRVNGARAAGRRIVAVGTTTVRALEAAGAEGRLRAGPGEAALFIRPGHRFRIVDALLTNFHLPRSPLLALVAALAEWDHVRAAYDEAVRRRYRFYSFGDAMLIA
- a CDS encoding helix-turn-helix domain-containing protein; amino-acid sequence: MLEKDDVLLNSKEAAEILDCSPDTVNELARKSVLPAFKRGRQWRFRKRDITSFKRQLRGTTAA